TTAGAAGCAATAAGCGGTTTTCCATATTTGGCCGCCAAGCCAAGGATATTGCTGGAACTGAAAAAATGAATATAAGGCACCAATACAATATCCGCAATTTTGAACACCTCGTTGGTTGCTGCCGGATTAAAAAATTGAAAATGATTACTGAATCCCAACTCGGGGTACTTCTTTTGCGCTTCATGTATAGATGCAAAAAGCGTAGATTCATACCCTTTTTCAGGCTCGCCGCAGATCAGCAGGCATAGTCGGCTGCGTTGTTTGCTGTTCAATAGTTGTAATGCCGCTAATATATTCGGGATATTCTTACGGGAAGACAGGTGCCCGTAAATCAAAAAAACGGTACGCCCGGCAGGGATTCCGTACAAGCTTCTTAATTCCTCTACCGGCGCAGAAGCACGTTGACGGAGGTCGATGGGATCGGGTAAGTGCTCAAATCGCGGACCAAACCGTGCATTATATTCTTCTACTCCCTGCCTGTCATTCAGAAAGAAAATGCGCTCAAGCCTTGGATTACGAAGCATCCAGCGCATTTGCCAGCCTTTGCGCCAGCCTCGCCATTCGCGGCGTATTTTGTCTTTCAATGTAGTGCCCGATTCGTAGTATTTACGAAACGGCAGGAATAAAAGTCCTGAAAATTTAACTCCCAACCGGCTGGTTGACCTTTTCCCTAACTCATATTGAAAAGCATCAATGTGCATAAAGATCAATCGTTCTACCTCATATTGTTGTACAAGGGTGACCAAGTAGCGCATCTCTGCCGTTGCCCGTTGGAGTACGCTCGTAAGCGCCGAAAAAGCGGCTAATTGACCCGAATCAATATAATGAAATCGGATCAGTGATTCCTCCTTTTGAAAGCGTTCACGAGCGCCTTCATGCACTACAAACACAAAGCGACTCCGAACTTCCTCAGGAGTATTTTTTAAGTATTCTACCAGAAACTGTAGGTAATCTAAATGGTGCCCGCTGATATCTCGGTCATAAATAAGGGTACGCTCAGGAAGTTGCATCATGCGTTTACCAGTTCTTTATACACTTCAAGCGTTTTTTTGGCCGTGGTTTCCGCTTTAAAAAGAGGTACCCGCTCATATCCTCGCTGACGCATTTTAGCTTGAAGGGATTGATCATAAATTACTTTTTCGACTGCCTCTTTGATGGAATCTTTATTTTCAGCCTCAAAATAGACCCCCGCTCCTTCAGCAATTTCATCAAACGAGGTTCCGGCAGTCACCGCTACCGGGCAGCCGCAACTCATCGCCTCCAATACGGGCAAGCCAAAGCCTTCCATTAACGACGGAAATACAAATACCTGCGCCCGTTCATACAGTTGAATCAGCGTAGTATCATCAAAAATCGGATGGTAAAGCACCTGATTTTGAATACCCGCCTGACCTATTACATATTTTTCCTGCTCCGAAAACTTACCGCCCCCACCACACACTAACCGTAAGTCTTTATCTTTCAACAGAATAGGAATCATCGCCTCCAAAAAAGTGAAAAAGTTTTTGTAATAATCCCGTTTGCCGACAAACAGTACATACTGTTCGGGAAGAGTCAAGGTGTTTTTGACCGCAATGGTAGGTTTATCCAGATAATTTCCCAGAGGAACCACTTTTATCTTGGCTTCATCTACCTCAAAATACTCGACGATCCCCTGCTTTGTCGCTTCCGAAACGGAAATGATTATATCGGCCCGTTTGATCAGTTGTTGTTTCAATTCTGAAAGCCCTTCACCCAATACCGGAAATA
Above is a window of Runella slithyformis DSM 19594 DNA encoding:
- a CDS encoding glycosyltransferase, which translates into the protein MMQLPERTLIYDRDISGHHLDYLQFLVEYLKNTPEEVRSRFVFVVHEGARERFQKEESLIRFHYIDSGQLAAFSALTSVLQRATAEMRYLVTLVQQYEVERLIFMHIDAFQYELGKRSTSRLGVKFSGLLFLPFRKYYESGTTLKDKIRREWRGWRKGWQMRWMLRNPRLERIFFLNDRQGVEEYNARFGPRFEHLPDPIDLRQRASAPVEELRSLYGIPAGRTVFLIYGHLSSRKNIPNILAALQLLNSKQRSRLCLLICGEPEKGYESTLFASIHEAQKKYPELGFSNHFQFFNPAATNEVFKIADIVLVPYIHFFSSSNILGLAAKYGKPLIASKLGVMGALVNQYQLGITVAPNSPEAIANAMSDYLSQKEPWIDGSGYLKDYRSEVFCQKLLFSND
- a CDS encoding glycosyltransferase family 4 protein, with amino-acid sequence MKVLYDHQTFTGTQYGGISRYFYELMNAFAGRQDIEFELSLKFSNNEYLRQANYSHPVRYQQFANNPRVNQLFSRLNRLYSSTKLSLGNFDIFHPTYYHSYFLDKVGKKPMVLTFHDVLSEKYGKVFPVLGEGLSELKQQLIKRADIIISVSEATKQGIVEYFEVDEAKIKVVPLGNYLDKPTIAVKNTLTLPEQYVLFVGKRDYYKNFFTFLEAMIPILLKDKDLRLVCGGGGKFSEQEKYVIGQAGIQNQVLYHPIFDDTTLIQLYERAQVFVFPSLMEGFGLPVLEAMSCGCPVAVTAGTSFDEIAEGAGVYFEAENKDSIKEAVEKVIYDQSLQAKMRQRGYERVPLFKAETTAKKTLEVYKELVNA